The proteins below are encoded in one region of Parvicella tangerina:
- the uvrB gene encoding excinuclease ABC subunit UvrB produces MEFKLVSDFSPTGDQPQAIKELAQGLKDGVESQVLLGVTGSGKTFTIANVIKEVNRPTLILSHNKTLAAQLYSEFKMFFPDNAVEYFVSYYDYYQPEAYLPVTDTYIEKDLSINDEIEKLRLSCTSALLSGRKDVIVVSSVSCIYGMGNPEDFKNGVTFINKGQTVGRNQFLHRLVENLYARTTGDFTRGTFRVNGDTVDIYLAYIDVACRIEFWGDEIDNISTFDPLTNEVYSEFDEYSIYPANIFVTSNDTVQEAAFKIQKDLEIQLDYLKDVGKHLEAKRLQSRVELDLEMMRELGYCSGIENYSRYFDGRDVGARPFCLLDYFPDDFVMVIDESHVTVSQIKAMYGGDRSRKINLVEHGFRLPSALDNRPLKFEEFEGIIGQTIYVSATPADYELEKSEGIIVEQLIRPTGLLDPVIEVRPSLNQIDDLIGEINTVIDRDERILITTLTKRMAEEVDAYFTKLGLRSRYIHSDIDTLERVEILSDLRNGLFDVLIGVNLLREGLDLPEVSLVAILDADKEGFLRSERSLVQTVGRAARNVNGLVIMYADRITNSMQKTIDETNRRRAKQIAYNEEHGMVPTPLKKSKSNILKSHKIHPTEVPYMIDTEVGIAADPVVQYMGRDELEKAIDSIQSKMAYEAKRENFMEAAALRDEMFALKKLLVERFEEKED; encoded by the coding sequence ATGGAATTTAAACTCGTATCGGACTTTTCTCCAACAGGAGATCAACCTCAAGCCATTAAGGAATTAGCCCAAGGACTTAAAGATGGTGTGGAGAGCCAGGTGCTATTAGGGGTTACTGGTTCGGGGAAGACCTTTACGATTGCCAATGTGATTAAAGAGGTCAATCGGCCTACGTTGATTCTCTCTCACAACAAAACATTGGCAGCGCAGCTTTACTCCGAGTTCAAAATGTTTTTTCCGGATAATGCGGTAGAGTATTTTGTTTCTTATTACGATTACTATCAGCCAGAAGCGTATTTACCCGTTACGGACACCTACATTGAGAAGGATCTTTCCATCAATGATGAGATTGAAAAGTTACGGTTAAGTTGTACCTCTGCTTTGCTATCTGGAAGAAAAGATGTTATTGTAGTCTCTTCCGTATCGTGTATCTATGGTATGGGAAATCCAGAGGACTTTAAAAATGGTGTAACATTCATCAATAAAGGTCAGACGGTGGGAAGAAACCAGTTTTTGCATCGATTGGTGGAAAATCTCTATGCAAGGACCACTGGTGATTTTACAAGAGGAACATTTCGAGTGAATGGAGATACGGTAGACATTTACTTAGCGTATATCGATGTCGCATGTCGCATAGAGTTTTGGGGAGATGAGATTGATAATATCTCGACTTTTGACCCTTTGACGAATGAGGTGTACTCAGAGTTTGATGAGTATTCGATCTACCCAGCCAACATCTTTGTGACAAGCAATGACACAGTTCAAGAAGCAGCGTTTAAGATCCAGAAAGATCTTGAGATACAATTGGATTACTTAAAAGATGTAGGAAAGCATTTGGAGGCAAAAAGATTACAAAGTAGGGTAGAGCTCGATTTGGAAATGATGCGAGAGTTGGGCTACTGCAGTGGTATTGAGAATTACTCGAGATACTTTGATGGCAGAGATGTGGGCGCAAGGCCCTTCTGCTTGCTAGACTACTTTCCGGATGATTTTGTGATGGTGATTGATGAGAGTCATGTCACGGTTTCTCAGATCAAAGCCATGTATGGTGGAGACCGATCAAGAAAGATTAACCTCGTGGAGCATGGTTTTAGGTTGCCATCAGCATTAGATAACCGTCCGTTAAAGTTTGAAGAATTTGAAGGAATAATTGGTCAGACCATCTACGTAAGTGCAACACCTGCTGATTATGAGCTAGAGAAGAGTGAGGGAATAATAGTAGAGCAGTTAATTCGTCCAACGGGATTATTGGATCCTGTAATTGAGGTCCGACCGTCTTTGAATCAAATTGATGACTTGATCGGAGAGATCAATACAGTGATTGATCGTGATGAGAGAATCTTGATCACAACACTAACCAAACGAATGGCAGAAGAAGTAGACGCTTACTTTACAAAATTGGGGTTGAGAAGTAGATACATTCACTCAGATATCGATACGTTGGAAAGGGTAGAAATCCTATCTGACCTAAGAAATGGATTGTTTGATGTCTTGATAGGGGTCAACTTATTGAGAGAAGGACTTGATCTTCCTGAAGTATCCTTAGTGGCGATCTTGGATGCTGACAAAGAAGGATTCTTACGTTCGGAGAGATCATTGGTGCAAACTGTGGGTAGAGCAGCTCGTAACGTGAATGGTTTAGTGATCATGTATGCAGATCGTATTACGAATTCAATGCAGAAGACGATTGATGAAACGAATCGTAGACGAGCAAAACAAATCGCCTACAACGAAGAGCACGGTATGGTTCCAACTCCTCTAAAGAAATCAAAATCAAATATTTTGAAATCGCATAAAATTCATCCAACTGAGGTGCCTTACATGATTGATACAGAAGTTGGAATTGCTGCTGACCCTGTGGTCCAATACATGGGGCGTGATGAGTTGGAAAAAGCAATAGACAGTATCCAATCAAAAATGGCGTATGAAGCGAAAAGAGAGAATTTCATGGAAGCAGCTGCCTTAAGAGACGAAATGTTTGCCTTGAAGAAGTTGTTGGTTGAACGGTTTGAGGAGAAGGAGGATTAA
- the serC gene encoding 3-phosphoserine/phosphohydroxythreonine transaminase codes for MEATMAKVHNYSAGPCILPQEVFEEASKAVLNFDNLGLSILEISHRSKNFVAVMEEARSLVKELLNVPDGYTVLFLQGGASTGFLMSAYNMMRENKKGGYLNTGAWAKKAMKEGNFMGKAVEVASSADKNYSYIPKGYSIPSDIDYLHYTSNNTIAGTQFKAVPETNVPLVCDMSSDIFSKEIDVSKFDIIYAGAQKNMGPAGTTLYIVKDEILGKSSVPVPTMLDLKTHADKDSMFNTPPVYPVYVSMLNLRWLKKNGGVAAIEKVNNAKAELLYAEIDRNPLFKGTTAVEDRSNMNVTFVLNDEGLTDKFNELLANANISGLKGHRSVGGFRASMYNALPLSSVQVLVDTMQELEKIS; via the coding sequence ATGGAAGCAACTATGGCTAAAGTTCACAATTACAGTGCAGGACCTTGTATCCTACCTCAGGAAGTTTTTGAAGAAGCTTCAAAAGCAGTTTTAAATTTCGATAATCTTGGGTTATCCATCCTCGAAATTTCACACCGAAGTAAAAACTTCGTTGCAGTGATGGAAGAAGCTAGAAGTTTAGTAAAAGAACTCTTAAATGTGCCGGATGGTTACACCGTGCTATTTCTTCAGGGAGGAGCGAGTACAGGTTTCTTGATGTCGGCTTATAACATGATGAGAGAAAATAAAAAAGGGGGGTATTTGAATACAGGTGCATGGGCAAAGAAAGCCATGAAAGAAGGAAACTTCATGGGAAAAGCTGTTGAAGTAGCTTCAAGTGCAGACAAGAACTACAGTTATATTCCAAAAGGATATTCAATCCCTTCAGACATTGATTATTTACATTACACTTCAAACAACACGATTGCTGGAACACAGTTCAAAGCGGTACCAGAAACGAATGTTCCATTGGTATGTGACATGAGTTCTGATATTTTCTCGAAAGAGATCGATGTTTCAAAATTCGATATTATTTACGCGGGTGCTCAAAAGAACATGGGACCTGCAGGAACTACGTTATACATCGTTAAAGATGAAATCCTAGGAAAATCAAGCGTACCTGTTCCAACTATGTTAGATTTGAAAACGCATGCAGACAAAGACTCCATGTTCAACACGCCTCCTGTGTATCCAGTATACGTCTCGATGCTAAACCTAAGATGGTTGAAGAAAAATGGTGGAGTTGCTGCTATCGAAAAAGTAAACAATGCAAAGGCGGAGTTGCTTTATGCTGAAATTGATAGAAACCCTCTTTTCAAAGGGACAACAGCAGTTGAGGACAGAAGTAATATGAACGTTACCTTTGTACTGAACGATGAAGGTTTGACTGATAAGTTCAATGAACTATTGGCAAATGCTAACATCAGCGGATTGAAAGGACACCGTTCAGTAGGTGGATTCAGAGCTTCTATGTACAATGCTTTACCTTTATCAAGTGTTCAAGTCTTAGTAGATACAATGCAGGAATTAGAAAAGATTTCATAG
- a CDS encoding D-2-hydroxyacid dehydrogenase — MKVLANDGVSASGIEKLEANGFTVVTEKVAQDQLIDAINNEGYEVLLVRSATTVRKDLIDACPGLKMIGRGGVGMDNIDVEYARSKGINVFNTPGASSLAVAELVMAMLFDISRFTYDANLNMPSNGASEFKALKKKYGKGVELRGKTIGIIGFGRIGQYTAKYALGCGMNVVAFDPFVNEATIPVEVGGQTVEVKVNPTDMDTLLASSDYISLHIPMPADKKAVIGAAEFAKMKDGVRIVNAARGGVIDEDALIAALDSGKVAAAGLDVYVGEPTPREDLLKHAKTACTPHIGAATVEAQDRIGTEIADNILAHYNVTV, encoded by the coding sequence ATGAAAGTTTTAGCAAACGATGGTGTCTCAGCTTCTGGGATCGAAAAATTAGAAGCAAATGGATTTACAGTAGTTACTGAGAAAGTAGCTCAAGATCAATTGATTGATGCAATCAACAATGAAGGGTACGAAGTACTTTTGGTGAGAAGTGCTACAACTGTCCGTAAAGACTTGATTGATGCTTGTCCAGGGTTGAAGATGATTGGACGAGGTGGGGTTGGTATGGACAATATTGATGTAGAATACGCTAGATCAAAAGGAATCAATGTATTCAACACACCAGGAGCATCTTCATTGGCAGTTGCAGAGTTGGTAATGGCCATGTTGTTCGATATCTCCAGATTTACTTATGATGCTAACCTCAATATGCCTAGCAACGGAGCTTCTGAATTCAAAGCATTAAAGAAAAAGTATGGTAAAGGAGTGGAATTAAGAGGCAAAACAATCGGAATCATTGGATTCGGAAGAATTGGTCAATACACAGCTAAATATGCTTTGGGATGCGGAATGAACGTTGTTGCGTTCGATCCTTTTGTAAACGAAGCTACTATTCCTGTTGAAGTTGGAGGACAAACTGTTGAAGTAAAAGTGAACCCTACCGATATGGATACACTTTTGGCTTCTTCTGATTATATTTCATTGCACATCCCAATGCCAGCGGATAAAAAAGCAGTTATTGGGGCTGCTGAATTCGCTAAAATGAAAGATGGTGTTAGAATTGTTAACGCTGCCAGAGGTGGTGTGATCGATGAAGACGCGTTGATCGCAGCTCTAGATAGTGGTAAAGTTGCTGCGGCAGGATTAGATGTTTACGTAGGTGAACCCACTCCAAGAGAAGATCTATTGAAGCATGCAAAAACAGCTTGTACTCCACACATCGGAGCTGCTACTGTTGAAGCTCAAGACAGAATCGGAACTGAGATTGCGGATAATATTTTGGCGCACTATAATGTGACAGTTTAA
- a CDS encoding class I SAM-dependent methyltransferase, with the protein MKVKEIIICPSCKSDQLDVQDKQLTCNSCGDRYDNIQGKPFLLAKESDIRDSFRKILKNKVEQKTKEMSFNNYFPSPRIWSKKSLRLLNKLIKENDPRKGKKLLNMGSGSEKVYENLYREIDNDIIRIGLPHKGKIDIYGDAMNMPIKSESIDLAVSSSVFEHIKDPELAASELGRICKKGGEIYVEIPFLRGYHMEPIDYQRYTISGIEELFKRHGFELIEKGVCSGTFNALILIWLDFVRSISPPGFKKISRFFFSWTTHPFKYLDRLFENTKWNNYLACNFYYHGKKIETNSTEKVS; encoded by the coding sequence ATGAAAGTTAAGGAAATCATTATCTGTCCAAGTTGCAAAAGTGATCAATTGGATGTTCAAGACAAACAATTAACATGTAATAGTTGCGGTGACCGATATGATAATATTCAGGGCAAACCTTTCTTACTTGCCAAAGAGTCTGATATAAGAGATAGTTTCAGGAAAATATTAAAGAATAAAGTAGAACAAAAGACGAAAGAAATGTCTTTTAATAATTACTTCCCCAGTCCAAGAATCTGGAGTAAGAAGTCTCTTCGACTTTTAAACAAGTTGATCAAGGAGAATGATCCGAGGAAAGGAAAAAAACTATTGAACATGGGTTCTGGTTCTGAAAAAGTCTATGAAAACCTTTACAGGGAAATAGATAATGACATCATTAGAATTGGACTTCCACATAAGGGTAAAATTGATATTTACGGTGATGCCATGAACATGCCAATCAAATCAGAGAGTATTGACCTGGCAGTTTCTTCCTCTGTATTTGAACATATAAAGGACCCCGAACTTGCTGCAAGCGAATTAGGACGAATTTGTAAAAAAGGTGGCGAAATTTATGTTGAAATTCCGTTTTTAAGAGGGTATCACATGGAACCAATCGATTACCAAAGATATACCATATCTGGAATTGAAGAGCTTTTTAAAAGGCATGGTTTCGAATTGATCGAAAAAGGAGTATGCTCTGGCACATTTAATGCCTTAATCCTCATTTGGCTGGACTTTGTTAGGTCAATCTCCCCTCCTGGATTCAAAAAGATATCCCGTTTCTTTTTTTCATGGACCACTCATCCATTCAAGTATTTGGATCGCCTGTTTGAAAACACTAAATGGAATAATTATCTGGCATGCAACTTTTATTACCACGGCAAGAAAATTGAGACAAATTCAACGGAAAAAGTATCTTAG
- a CDS encoding lipid II:glycine glycyltransferase FemX — MICTLQAKEIEELTTTNILPQTPFWGRIKQEQGFTPKAFELYVSKDLLIHSTNSTAQLVDDLLILIKYLDNDHCFAYVPYGPKLEPTLENQGVFLETLSESLRPHLPQNCVFVRYDLMWQNPWATEDDYFDASGNWKGAPEHRIQEYRVNFKTNYGKLRKSVSDSLPKNTFFLDLSLSEKELLGNMRYNTRYNVRRALKNGITVKEYGVDHIAKWHELYIDTAYRHDMPLLGEDYFKQILLNQDNSKNGVTIKMLMAELNGEFLASMFLVLSGKRANYLYGASASSKKQLMASYALQWESIKIAKAYGCTEYDMFGSAPNLKKNHPLHGVHVYKKGFGGNLYHRMGCWDYLLDDSLYPIFQRQEMKQD; from the coding sequence ATGATCTGTACACTTCAAGCCAAAGAAATTGAAGAACTCACCACTACGAATATTTTGCCGCAAACCCCATTCTGGGGAAGGATAAAACAAGAACAAGGGTTTACACCCAAAGCTTTTGAGCTCTACGTATCTAAAGACTTGCTCATCCACTCTACCAATTCAACTGCTCAACTAGTAGATGACCTCTTGATTTTGATCAAATACCTAGACAATGACCACTGTTTTGCCTATGTGCCTTATGGTCCAAAGCTGGAACCCACTCTCGAAAATCAAGGCGTATTTTTAGAAACGCTCTCAGAATCCTTGAGGCCTCACCTTCCCCAGAACTGTGTTTTTGTTAGGTATGACCTAATGTGGCAGAATCCTTGGGCAACAGAAGACGACTACTTTGATGCATCTGGAAACTGGAAAGGAGCTCCTGAGCATCGAATACAAGAATACCGAGTCAACTTCAAAACGAACTATGGCAAACTCAGAAAAAGTGTATCGGACTCGCTCCCTAAAAACACGTTCTTCCTTGATCTTTCTCTATCCGAAAAAGAACTACTTGGAAATATGCGGTATAATACCCGATACAATGTAAGAAGAGCGCTTAAAAATGGTATTACCGTCAAAGAGTATGGAGTAGATCATATTGCTAAATGGCACGAACTTTACATCGACACTGCCTACCGTCATGACATGCCACTACTCGGGGAAGACTACTTTAAGCAAATTCTACTGAATCAAGACAACAGTAAGAACGGTGTGACCATTAAAATGTTAATGGCAGAACTGAATGGAGAATTTTTGGCTTCCATGTTTCTGGTACTATCTGGCAAAAGAGCGAATTATTTATACGGAGCATCTGCTTCTAGCAAAAAGCAACTTATGGCTAGCTATGCATTACAATGGGAATCCATCAAAATAGCTAAAGCTTATGGTTGCACAGAATATGACATGTTTGGTTCTGCGCCAAACTTAAAAAAGAATCATCCTTTGCATGGCGTTCATGTCTACAAGAAAGGATTTGGTGGCAACCTTTATCACAGAATGGGATGCTGGGATTATCTGTTGGATGACAGTCTCTACCCTATTTTTCAGCGACAAGAAATGAAACAAGACTAA
- a CDS encoding T9SS type A sorting domain-containing protein has product MKRQLLATLLIGSTFGAIAQNVNIPDANFKAYLVGNSAINTNSDSEIQVSEAQAYTGTINCGNMGIADMTGIEEFVNIDYLYCHQNQLTSLDLSNNTALTYFNCRNNGSQFTSITFGTNNTLTNIVAYDNGFTSLDVSGLSALESLDCKQNQLTSLNVSNCASLTSLVCNDNQLTALDVSTNSSLENLECYNNLLTSVAFNNSNLLTLQSQNNNLPSIDLSSLTSLEFANLTQNSLTSLDLSNNSALTTIWFSANLVSSIDVSGLTNLAHLECNSNSLTILDITNNSNLNNLEVNGNALTELNVANGNNSNFSNFSAINNSGLSCVQVDDVIYSMNNWNSDIDATANFSEACNCIVNIPDANFKADLVGDPTINTNGDTEIDCAEASSFSGTMHSSNENISDLTGIEAFTSLTQLECSTNQLTSIDLSNNTALTLVNCAKNQLTNLNLSNNTALEVLNCSENLLATLDLSPNTSLVQLNCFDNELTALNLANGNNTNFTGSPYTKQNPDLACIEVDDAAYSTANWTNIDATTSFSEDCATFSTVQEEYINVGIYPNPTNGVFSVRAEHMKPASYEVVNLSGEIILSGAINSANTTIDLSSYSAGVYFLKLEMLSSSKTLKLIKR; this is encoded by the coding sequence ATGAAAAGACAACTACTAGCAACATTACTAATAGGAAGCACATTTGGTGCAATTGCTCAAAATGTGAACATTCCAGATGCGAACTTTAAGGCGTATTTGGTCGGAAACTCAGCAATAAATACAAATAGTGATTCTGAAATACAGGTGAGTGAAGCACAGGCCTACACAGGAACCATCAATTGTGGTAATATGGGTATCGCTGATATGACGGGGATTGAGGAATTTGTAAATATTGATTATCTGTACTGTCATCAGAACCAGCTTACTTCCTTAGATCTGAGTAATAATACAGCGTTGACATACTTCAATTGTCGTAATAACGGTTCGCAATTTACGTCCATTACTTTCGGAACAAATAATACCTTGACCAATATTGTCGCTTATGATAATGGGTTTACTTCATTAGATGTTTCCGGACTGAGTGCATTAGAAAGTTTAGACTGTAAACAAAACCAACTAACATCTTTAAATGTTAGTAATTGTGCTAGTCTTACCAGTTTGGTTTGTAATGATAATCAATTGACGGCCTTAGATGTTAGCACGAATTCAAGCCTTGAGAATCTTGAATGCTATAATAATCTTTTAACTTCTGTAGCGTTTAATAATTCAAATTTACTTACACTACAGAGTCAAAACAATAATTTACCCTCGATTGACTTAAGTAGTCTTACGAGTCTTGAGTTTGCAAATCTTACTCAGAATTCTTTAACCAGTTTAGACCTGTCTAATAACAGTGCCTTAACGACTATATGGTTTTCAGCAAATCTGGTTTCGTCAATTGATGTTTCAGGTTTGACAAACCTAGCCCACCTTGAATGTAATAGTAATTCTTTAACAATTCTGGATATAACTAATAACTCAAACTTAAATAATCTTGAGGTTAATGGTAATGCTTTAACAGAGTTAAATGTGGCAAATGGAAACAACTCAAACTTCTCTAATTTTAGTGCTATAAATAATTCAGGGTTATCATGTGTACAAGTAGATGATGTCATTTACAGTATGAATAACTGGAATAGTGATATTGACGCTACTGCAAACTTCAGTGAAGCCTGTAACTGTATCGTGAATATTCCTGACGCCAATTTTAAAGCTGATTTAGTAGGAGATCCTACTATCAATACGAATGGAGATACGGAAATAGATTGCGCGGAAGCGAGTTCTTTTTCAGGTACTATGCATTCCTCAAATGAGAATATTTCAGATCTTACTGGTATAGAAGCATTCACTTCTTTGACGCAATTAGAATGTTCAACTAACCAACTAACCTCCATCGATTTGAGTAACAACACTGCTTTAACGTTAGTGAATTGTGCAAAAAATCAATTAACCAATCTAAACCTCAGTAATAATACTGCATTAGAGGTTTTGAATTGTTCTGAAAATTTACTTGCAACTCTTGACTTGAGTCCTAATACCTCCTTAGTTCAGCTGAATTGTTTTGACAATGAACTGACAGCGTTGAATCTTGCAAATGGAAACAACACAAACTTTACCGGCAGTCCATACACAAAACAAAACCCAGACTTAGCCTGTATTGAGGTGGATGATGCTGCTTATAGCACAGCAAATTGGACTAATATTGATGCAACTACCAGCTTTAGCGAAGACTGTGCTACTTTTTCTACTGTGCAAGAAGAGTATATTAATGTCGGTATCTATCCCAACCCAACTAACGGAGTATTTTCTGTACGTGCGGAACACATGAAACCTGCTTCTTATGAGGTGGTTAACTTGTCGGGAGAAATCATTCTGAGTGGAGCGATAAACTCAGCCAACACCACGATTGATTTAAGTTCTTACTCAGCTGGAGTTTACTTTCTAAAATTGGAGATGCTTTCAAGTAGTAAAACACTTAAGTTAATCAAACGTTAA